A genomic window from Lentibacter algarum includes:
- the purU gene encoding formyltetrahydrofolate deformylase — protein sequence MTKYALTVTCQSTRGIVAAIANYLADGGCNITDSAQFDDKETGNFFMRISFESDAAVVLEEMRASFAKTAEPFGMSYEFHDETVKMKVIIMVSRFGHCLNDLMYRSRIGALPIDIVGVISNHMDYQKVVVNNDIPFHCIKVTPANKPEAEARIMAVVEEAGAELIVLARYMQILSDEMCQKMSGRIINIHHSFLPSFKGANPYKQAFQRGVKLIGATSHYVTADLDEGPIIEQDIVRVTHAQSSNDYVALGRDVESQVLARAIHAHIHRRVFLNGNKTVVFPASPGSYASERMG from the coding sequence ATGACCAAATACGCCCTCACCGTGACGTGCCAATCTACTCGTGGAATCGTAGCCGCGATTGCCAATTATCTTGCGGATGGCGGCTGCAATATCACCGACAGCGCCCAGTTTGACGACAAAGAGACGGGTAATTTCTTTATGCGGATCAGCTTTGAGAGCGATGCGGCCGTTGTGCTGGAGGAAATGCGCGCCAGTTTTGCCAAGACCGCCGAGCCTTTTGGGATGAGCTATGAGTTCCACGACGAGACGGTGAAGATGAAGGTGATCATCATGGTGTCACGCTTTGGACATTGTCTGAATGATTTGATGTATCGCTCACGGATTGGCGCGCTGCCAATTGATATTGTCGGGGTGATCTCAAACCACATGGATTATCAGAAGGTCGTTGTGAACAATGATATCCCGTTTCACTGCATCAAAGTGACGCCAGCCAATAAGCCAGAGGCGGAGGCGCGCATTATGGCTGTGGTGGAAGAGGCGGGCGCCGAGCTGATTGTCCTCGCGCGCTATATGCAGATTCTCTCGGATGAGATGTGTCAGAAAATGTCAGGGCGGATTATCAACATTCACCACTCGTTTTTGCCAAGCTTCAAGGGCGCGAACCCCTATAAACAAGCATTTCAGCGCGGTGTGAAGCTCATTGGGGCAACGTCACATTATGTGACAGCGGACTTGGACGAAGGGCCCATTATCGAGCAGGACATTGTGCGCGTGACACACGCGCAATCCTCCAACGATTATGTCGCCCTCGGGCGCGATGTCGAAAGTCAGGTTCTTGCGCGCGCGATCCACGCGCATATTCATCGCCGTGTGTTTCTCAACGGGAACAAGACAGTGGTCTTCCCAGCGTCGCCCGGCTCTTATGCATCAGAGCGGATGGGCTGA
- a CDS encoding enoyl-CoA hydratase, with amino-acid sequence MNLLERNDTNAVAHLRMNAPERLNALSEEMLTALQAELDALKEDRSIRAVVLSGAGKAFCAGHDLKQMTAGRQAEDGGKAYFNDLFAQCARMMLSIRALPQPVIAAPHGIATAAGCQLVATCDMAIAQSGTRFGVNGVNIGLFCSTPMVALSRNIGRKHAFEMLTTGSFIEAERAAELGLINHVSEDAVADALALAETVASKLAAAVKIGKEGFYKQAEMSLEEAYAYTGAAMAENMLFRDTEEGISAFLEKRTPTWEQ; translated from the coding sequence ATGAACCTTCTGGAACGTAACGACACAAACGCAGTGGCCCATCTCAGGATGAATGCCCCGGAGCGGCTCAATGCGCTGTCCGAGGAAATGCTGACAGCGCTTCAGGCAGAGCTTGATGCGCTCAAAGAAGACCGCTCCATTCGCGCTGTGGTTCTCTCAGGGGCTGGCAAAGCCTTCTGCGCGGGCCATGATCTCAAACAAATGACAGCAGGTCGCCAAGCTGAAGATGGCGGCAAAGCCTACTTTAATGATCTATTCGCCCAATGCGCCCGCATGATGCTCAGCATTCGCGCCCTGCCCCAGCCCGTTATTGCCGCCCCCCACGGGATAGCAACAGCCGCAGGCTGCCAGCTTGTTGCCACATGTGACATGGCCATCGCCCAGTCTGGCACGCGCTTTGGCGTTAATGGCGTCAACATCGGCCTCTTCTGCTCTACACCCATGGTCGCGCTCAGCCGCAACATAGGCCGCAAACACGCCTTTGAGATGCTCACAACCGGCAGCTTCATAGAGGCGGAACGCGCAGCAGAGCTGGGCCTGATCAACCATGTTTCAGAAGATGCTGTGGCCGATGCACTTGCCCTTGCCGAAACCGTTGCCAGCAAGCTCGCCGCCGCCGTCAAGATCGGCAAGGAAGGCTTTTATAAACAGGCCGAGATGAGCCTCGAAGAAGCCTACGCTTATACTGGTGCCGCGATGGCCGAAAACATGCTCTTTCGCGACACCGAAGAAGGCATCAGCGCCTTTCTGGAAAAGCGCACGCCAACATGGGAGCAATGA
- a CDS encoding PaaI family thioesterase, whose protein sequence is MALELEKDALQAFLDEVFPQLAGEFVVEHVEEMYSEIRIPIAEKHLRPGGTVSGPTMFMLADVAVYATVLAMIGKKSLAVTTSCSLDFMRKPVAGRDLLAKCTLLKLGRVLAVGDVLLYSVGEEKPVARSTMTYSIPPK, encoded by the coding sequence ATGGCTTTGGAACTGGAGAAGGATGCGCTGCAAGCGTTTCTGGATGAGGTGTTTCCTCAGTTGGCGGGCGAGTTTGTCGTTGAGCATGTCGAAGAAATGTACAGTGAGATCCGCATTCCGATTGCTGAAAAGCATCTACGCCCTGGCGGGACTGTCTCTGGCCCAACAATGTTTATGCTGGCGGATGTGGCTGTCTATGCCACGGTTCTGGCGATGATTGGCAAGAAGTCATTGGCTGTGACGACAAGCTGTAGCCTTGATTTCATGCGCAAGCCTGTTGCTGGACGGGACTTGCTTGCCAAATGTACGCTCCTGAAACTAGGGCGGGTTTTGGCTGTGGGGGATGTGCTGCTGTATTCAGTAGGCGAAGAAAAGCCTGTGGCCCGTTCGACGATGACCTATTCTATTCCCCCAAAATAG
- the rplM gene encoding 50S ribosomal protein L13, which translates to MKTFTATPADIDKKWIIIDAEGVVLGRLASIIAMRLRGKHKPSFTPHMDMGDNVIVINAEKIQLTGKKREEHFYWHTGHPGGIKSRTKQQILEGAYPERVVTKAVQRMLPGGPLSRKQMTNLRVYAGTEHGHEAQNPTVLDVKSMNKKNTRS; encoded by the coding sequence ATGAAAACCTTTACTGCGACACCCGCAGATATCGACAAGAAATGGATCATCATCGACGCTGAAGGCGTTGTTCTTGGCCGTCTTGCTTCGATAATTGCGATGCGCCTGCGCGGCAAGCACAAGCCTTCGTTCACACCCCACATGGACATGGGCGACAATGTTATTGTCATCAATGCTGAAAAAATCCAGCTGACAGGCAAGAAGCGCGAAGAGCACTTCTACTGGCACACTGGCCACCCAGGCGGGATCAAGAGCCGCACAAAGCAGCAGATCCTTGAAGGCGCATACCCAGAGCGCGTTGTGACCAAAGCTGTTCAGCGCATGCTTCCAGGTGGTCCTCTGAGCCGCAAGCAGATGACAAATCTGCGCGTATATGCAGGCACAGAGCACGGCCACGAAGCGCAAAACCCAACCGTTCTTGATGTTAAATCAATGAACAAGAAAAACACACGGAGCTGA
- the rpsI gene encoding 30S ribosomal protein S9 → MADQVNSLEELSAVSGDVAPATAVVAEPREPVRDALGRAYATGKRKDAVARVWIKPGSGKVVVNGKELNTYFARPVLQMILRQPFQVAGVEDQFDVVATVKGGGLSGQAGAVKHGVSKALQLYDPSLRGALKAAGFLTRDSRVVERKKYGKRKARRSFQFSKR, encoded by the coding sequence ATGGCTGATCAAGTGAACTCACTCGAAGAGCTGAGCGCCGTATCTGGCGACGTAGCCCCCGCAACTGCTGTTGTGGCAGAACCTCGTGAGCCTGTGCGTGACGCACTCGGCCGCGCCTATGCTACAGGCAAGCGTAAAGACGCTGTTGCTCGTGTCTGGATCAAACCAGGCTCTGGCAAGGTTGTTGTGAACGGCAAAGAACTGAACACGTATTTTGCACGCCCCGTGCTGCAAATGATCCTGCGCCAGCCATTTCAGGTTGCCGGCGTGGAAGACCAGTTCGACGTGGTTGCCACGGTAAAAGGCGGCGGTCTTTCGGGCCAAGCGGGTGCTGTTAAGCACGGTGTTTCTAAAGCACTTCAGCTTTATGATCCCAGCCTGCGTGGCGCTCTGAAAGCTGCTGGCTTCCTCACGCGCGACAGCCGTGTTGTAGAACGTAAGAAATACGGTAAGCGCAAGGCGCGTCGTAGCTTCCAGTTCTCAAAGCGCTAA
- a CDS encoding tyrosine-type recombinase/integrase — protein MAFYEDKREHYGGALVLFKRNLAVAVPNAKTHRRANWYMRLKIGGRKGYVTRSTKLTIYEDAYEYAKSELLRLQQAAKLGHSLDEHTFEQHWRDWFERNVKNGTWTASRQYWHDKYAERYFKQYFKNKDGTSMLLNDITPSVASGYWDWRIGFWDSAEGKALQKHNPKRRGAKTRGTNNARKTPATKTLLMEQSALNQIFYDAFERGRLQQVFKMKAPAKNRTPTRRAGFDAEEYATLTRYLRSYRDCVGVFADKRLNAWHKMQRQQMYYFVLFLANSGLRVGEAREMLWSDIKFDVAVDGSDSVIAEVRVSKATKKGEARFVQTQPNANSLLKRWRETSPNNKHNDLVWFGQVDAETREVRKFVDLNRGFQIFLKRVPYNERVDGLLYDRDGDKRSLYSLRHTYATLRLEKGDVSVYDLAMNMGCKVAQIENHYSHVLTQKRRHEITKTKRKTAAGVEDVVDVEDGFALEALKRFRRGELSEAALLEIMKL, from the coding sequence TTGGCGTTTTATGAAGACAAGAGGGAGCACTATGGTGGTGCGCTTGTGCTGTTTAAGCGCAACCTTGCTGTTGCTGTGCCCAACGCTAAAACGCACAGACGTGCAAATTGGTATATGCGTTTGAAGATTGGTGGACGCAAAGGCTACGTGACACGCAGCACTAAACTTACGATTTACGAAGATGCTTATGAGTATGCGAAGAGTGAGTTGTTGCGCTTACAGCAAGCAGCGAAACTTGGACACAGTTTAGACGAACACACGTTTGAACAGCATTGGCGTGATTGGTTTGAACGAAACGTAAAGAACGGCACGTGGACGGCGAGTAGGCAATATTGGCACGACAAATACGCTGAACGCTATTTTAAGCAGTATTTTAAGAACAAAGACGGCACGAGTATGCTGTTGAATGATATTACGCCAAGTGTTGCGAGTGGGTATTGGGATTGGCGTATTGGCTTTTGGGACAGTGCAGAAGGCAAGGCACTGCAGAAGCACAATCCTAAACGACGTGGTGCTAAAACACGTGGCACTAACAACGCACGAAAAACTCCAGCAACTAAAACGCTGCTGATGGAACAAAGTGCATTAAACCAAATATTTTATGATGCGTTTGAACGTGGACGCTTGCAGCAAGTGTTTAAGATGAAAGCGCCAGCGAAAAACAGAACGCCAACGCGACGTGCTGGGTTTGACGCTGAAGAATATGCAACGCTTACACGTTATCTGCGCAGTTATAGGGATTGTGTGGGTGTGTTTGCAGACAAGCGTTTGAATGCTTGGCACAAGATGCAACGACAGCAGATGTATTATTTTGTGCTGTTTTTGGCGAACAGTGGACTGCGTGTTGGCGAAGCACGTGAGATGCTGTGGAGTGACATTAAGTTTGATGTGGCTGTAGATGGCAGCGACAGTGTGATTGCAGAAGTGCGAGTGAGTAAGGCGACGAAGAAGGGTGAAGCACGTTTTGTGCAGACACAGCCAAATGCAAACAGTCTGCTAAAACGCTGGCGTGAAACTTCGCCGAATAACAAGCACAACGATTTAGTTTGGTTTGGGCAAGTGGATGCTGAAACACGTGAAGTGCGCAAGTTTGTGGATTTGAACAGAGGCTTTCAGATATTTCTGAAGCGTGTTCCGTATAACGAACGTGTGGATGGTTTGTTGTATGATAGGGATGGAGACAAGCGCAGTTTATACAGTCTGCGGCACACTTATGCGACGCTGCGCTTGGAGAAGGGTGATGTAAGTGTTTACGATTTGGCGATGAATATGGGCTGTAAAGTTGCACAAATCGAAAACCATTACAGTCACGTGCTTACGCAGAAGCGCAGACACGAGATTACCA